In a genomic window of Pieris brassicae chromosome 7, ilPieBrab1.1, whole genome shotgun sequence:
- the LOC123712557 gene encoding glycerophosphocholine phosphodiesterase GPCPD1 isoform X3 yields the protein MQRWFFLDERSRKQRLKIPKRMSVPPPKKQEITSQSWLFSVTVPNILSKEKVFITGSTSELGEWDFKGIVALNHDESTNIWSKSIIIPNTQDVFYRYVLCAINEETNNVTINHWENHIGPRVIKESMLHPIIDSFGDYDGKQNLIRGWLTSQTLVQLKFFNNPLKLKSRLNDRVVQIKVTPVKLSFGVEPHIEDSSLSADTMDNEPPAGVSVEVATLDNDLVLCSLQPQEQFGREYKTNDTLLVNIYAPNPQSIAYLIDFYTYSHRASDEDPPCHIGYTYVLPNMLRPSEGCLELPVTCNIKHRPLGTINFDYLIIQPMEENLNKFEVSYAKHWHPAWTGLEVGHRGLGASFKTKEGNAIRENTIASLKKAAASGADMLEFDVQLSKDMIPVIYHDFHVCISMKRKREVDYSEMLELPVKDLTLEHLQKLKVYHLVEGRNHETLFYDEDLEEHQPFPTLEQTLKSLDEHVGFNIELKWTMELKDGTFELNNPFDMNTYVDKVLEVVLKYASNRRIVFSCFNPDICTMVRYKQNKYPVMFLTIGVSEKYPPYRDPRCLSIPAAVQNAISSDILGIVVHTEDLLRDPTQVKLATDAGLVIFCWGDDNNDRNTIKKLKEMGLHAVIYDKLDQYITKEVKE from the exons ATGCaacgttggttttttttagATGAACGTAGTAGAAAACAGAGATTAAAAATTCCAAAGAGAATGTCTGTACCACCTCCAAAGAAACAGGAAATAACTTCTCAATCTTGGTTGTTTTCTGTAACTGtaccaaatattttatccAAAGAAAAAGTATTCATAACGGGAAGCACTTCTGAACTTGGCGAGTGGGATTTCAAAGGTATTGTTGCCTTAAATCATGATGAAAGTACTAACATATGGTCTAAATCCATCATCATACCCAACACCCAGGATGTATTCTATCGTTACGTACTGTGTGCAATTAATGAAGAAACAAACAATGTTACCATCAATCACTGGGAGAACCACATTGGACCTAGAGTCATTAAAGAAAGCATGTTGCATCCTATTATTGATAGTTTTGGTGACTATGATGGTAAGCAAAATCTTATTAGGGGCTGGCTAACATCGCAAACTCTTGTACAATTGAAGTTTTTTAACAATCCTTTAAAACTTAAGAGCCGTCTTAATGACAGGGTGGTACAGATAAAAGTAACACCAGTGAAGTTGAGTTTTGGTGTTGAGCCTCATATTGAAGATTCCTCATTGAGTGCTGACACCATGGATAATGAACCTCCAGCTGGGGTATCTGTAGAAGTTGCTACATTAGATAATGATCTAGTACTCTGCTCCCTGCAACCCCAGGAGCAGTTTGGTCGAGAATATAAAACCAATGACACCTTATTAGTAAACATATATGCTCCTAATCCCCAAAGTATTGCATAtcttattgatttttatacatacagcCATAGAGCATCTGATGAAGACCCACCATGTCATATTGGGTATACATATGTGCTTCCAAACATGCTTCGACCTTCTGAAGGCTGTTTAGAACTTCCAGTTACTTGTAACATTAAACATCGACCTCTTGGcacaattaattttgattacttaattatacaacCTATGGAGGAGAacctaaataaatttgaagtaTCATATGCGAAACATTGGCATCCGGCTTGGACTGGACTTGAAGTTGGACACAGGGGACTTGGAGCCagctttaaaacaaaaga ggGTAATGCAATTAGAGAAAATACAATAGCTTCTCTTAAGAAGGCAGCTGCTAGCGGGGCAGACATGCTTGAATTTGATGTGCAACTTAGTAAAGACATGATACCAGTCATATATCATGACTTCCATGTGTGTATTTCCATGAAACGAAAAAGAGAGGTAGATTACTCTGAGATGCTTGAATTGCCTGTAAAAGACTTGACCTTGGAGCATCTACAAAAGCTTAAG GTCTATCACTTAGTTGAAGGTCGAAATCACGAAACTCTGTTTTATGATGAAGATTTAGAAGAACATCAACCATTTCCAACTCTAGAACAAACTCTTAAGTCACTAGATGAACATGTAGGCTTTAATATTGAACTCAAATGGACCATGGAATTGAAAGATGGAACGTTTGAATTGAACAATCCATTTGACATGAATACATATGTTGATAag GTGTTGGAAGTTGTATTGAAATATGCGAGCAATCGTCGCATCGTATTCTCTTGTTTTAATCCAGATATTTGCACCATGGTGCggtacaaacaaaacaaatacccAGTGATGTTCTTAACCATT ggTGTATCTGAAAAATATCCCCCATACCGAGATCCAAGATGCCTATCCATCCCAGCGGCCGTTCAAAACGCAATAAGTTCAGACATTCTCGGTATCGTGGTTCACACTGAAGACTTACTTAGAGATCCGACACAG gTTAAGTTAGCAACTGATGCTGGTCTAGTCATTTTTTGCTGGGGCGACGATAATAATGACAGGAATACGATTAAAAAGCTAAAAGAGATGGGTTTACATGCCGTTATCTACGACAAACTAGATCAGTACATTACCAAGGAAGTTAAG GAGTAA
- the LOC123712557 gene encoding glycerophosphocholine phosphodiesterase GPCPD1 isoform X1, producing the protein MQRWFFLDERSRKQRLKIPKRMSVPPPKKQEITSQSWLFSVTVPNILSKEKVFITGSTSELGEWDFKGIVALNHDESTNIWSKSIIIPNTQDVFYRYVLCAINEETNNVTINHWENHIGPRVIKESMLHPIIDSFGDYDGKQNLIRGWLTSQTLVQLKFFNNPLKLKSRLNDRVVQIKVTPVKLSFGVEPHIEDSSLSADTMDNEPPAGVSVEVATLDNDLVLCSLQPQEQFGREYKTNDTLLVNIYAPNPQSIAYLIDFYTYSHRASDEDPPCHIGYTYVLPNMLRPSEGCLELPVTCNIKHRPLGTINFDYLIIQPMEENLNKFEVSYAKHWHPAWTGLEVGHRGLGASFKTKEGNAIRENTIASLKKAAASGADMLEFDVQLSKDMIPVIYHDFHVCISMKRKREVDYSEMLELPVKDLTLEHLQKLKVYHLVEGRNHETLFYDEDLEEHQPFPTLEQTLKSLDEHVGFNIELKWTMELKDGTFELNNPFDMNTYVDKVLEVVLKYASNRRIVFSCFNPDICTMVRYKQNKYPVMFLTIGVSEKYPPYRDPRCLSIPAAVQNAISSDILGIVVHTEDLLRDPTQVKLATDAGLVIFCWGDDNNDRNTIKKLKEMGLHAVIYDKLDQYITKEVKESIFLMEARDSQREIMRLAALDALPPTDSTSVASPCESPRPYLNLAVREKLAERSTVTSLESLASSIEIQDDASDRNLKRNRDIVTNIQKESQVKEQRNSFLGLFPAGDSKGSPKKTRKEN; encoded by the exons ATGCaacgttggttttttttagATGAACGTAGTAGAAAACAGAGATTAAAAATTCCAAAGAGAATGTCTGTACCACCTCCAAAGAAACAGGAAATAACTTCTCAATCTTGGTTGTTTTCTGTAACTGtaccaaatattttatccAAAGAAAAAGTATTCATAACGGGAAGCACTTCTGAACTTGGCGAGTGGGATTTCAAAGGTATTGTTGCCTTAAATCATGATGAAAGTACTAACATATGGTCTAAATCCATCATCATACCCAACACCCAGGATGTATTCTATCGTTACGTACTGTGTGCAATTAATGAAGAAACAAACAATGTTACCATCAATCACTGGGAGAACCACATTGGACCTAGAGTCATTAAAGAAAGCATGTTGCATCCTATTATTGATAGTTTTGGTGACTATGATGGTAAGCAAAATCTTATTAGGGGCTGGCTAACATCGCAAACTCTTGTACAATTGAAGTTTTTTAACAATCCTTTAAAACTTAAGAGCCGTCTTAATGACAGGGTGGTACAGATAAAAGTAACACCAGTGAAGTTGAGTTTTGGTGTTGAGCCTCATATTGAAGATTCCTCATTGAGTGCTGACACCATGGATAATGAACCTCCAGCTGGGGTATCTGTAGAAGTTGCTACATTAGATAATGATCTAGTACTCTGCTCCCTGCAACCCCAGGAGCAGTTTGGTCGAGAATATAAAACCAATGACACCTTATTAGTAAACATATATGCTCCTAATCCCCAAAGTATTGCATAtcttattgatttttatacatacagcCATAGAGCATCTGATGAAGACCCACCATGTCATATTGGGTATACATATGTGCTTCCAAACATGCTTCGACCTTCTGAAGGCTGTTTAGAACTTCCAGTTACTTGTAACATTAAACATCGACCTCTTGGcacaattaattttgattacttaattatacaacCTATGGAGGAGAacctaaataaatttgaagtaTCATATGCGAAACATTGGCATCCGGCTTGGACTGGACTTGAAGTTGGACACAGGGGACTTGGAGCCagctttaaaacaaaaga ggGTAATGCAATTAGAGAAAATACAATAGCTTCTCTTAAGAAGGCAGCTGCTAGCGGGGCAGACATGCTTGAATTTGATGTGCAACTTAGTAAAGACATGATACCAGTCATATATCATGACTTCCATGTGTGTATTTCCATGAAACGAAAAAGAGAGGTAGATTACTCTGAGATGCTTGAATTGCCTGTAAAAGACTTGACCTTGGAGCATCTACAAAAGCTTAAG GTCTATCACTTAGTTGAAGGTCGAAATCACGAAACTCTGTTTTATGATGAAGATTTAGAAGAACATCAACCATTTCCAACTCTAGAACAAACTCTTAAGTCACTAGATGAACATGTAGGCTTTAATATTGAACTCAAATGGACCATGGAATTGAAAGATGGAACGTTTGAATTGAACAATCCATTTGACATGAATACATATGTTGATAag GTGTTGGAAGTTGTATTGAAATATGCGAGCAATCGTCGCATCGTATTCTCTTGTTTTAATCCAGATATTTGCACCATGGTGCggtacaaacaaaacaaatacccAGTGATGTTCTTAACCATT ggTGTATCTGAAAAATATCCCCCATACCGAGATCCAAGATGCCTATCCATCCCAGCGGCCGTTCAAAACGCAATAAGTTCAGACATTCTCGGTATCGTGGTTCACACTGAAGACTTACTTAGAGATCCGACACAG gTTAAGTTAGCAACTGATGCTGGTCTAGTCATTTTTTGCTGGGGCGACGATAATAATGACAGGAATACGATTAAAAAGCTAAAAGAGATGGGTTTACATGCCGTTATCTACGACAAACTAGATCAGTACATTACCAAGGAAGTTAAG GAAAGCATATTTCTCATGGAGGCCCGTGACTCGCAAAGGGAGATAATGCGCCTTGCTGCGCTCGATGCTCTTCCTCCCACAGATAGTACCTCTGTGGCAAGTCCTTGCGAATCACCTCGGCCTTACCTTAATCTTGCTGTCCGGGAAAAACTAGCAGAACGATCAACAGTCACTTCTCTAGAGTCGCTGGCTTCATCTATAGAGATCCAAGATGACGCTTCCGACAGAAATCTAAAGCGAAATCGTGACATagttacaaacatacaaaaagaATCGCAAGTGAAGGAACAGCGAAACTCGTTTTTGGGCCTTTTCCCCGCCGGAGATTCTAAGGGTTCACCCAAAAAAACCcgcaaagaaaattaa
- the LOC123712557 gene encoding glycerophosphocholine phosphodiesterase GPCPD1 isoform X2: MSVPPPKKQEITSQSWLFSVTVPNILSKEKVFITGSTSELGEWDFKGIVALNHDESTNIWSKSIIIPNTQDVFYRYVLCAINEETNNVTINHWENHIGPRVIKESMLHPIIDSFGDYDGKQNLIRGWLTSQTLVQLKFFNNPLKLKSRLNDRVVQIKVTPVKLSFGVEPHIEDSSLSADTMDNEPPAGVSVEVATLDNDLVLCSLQPQEQFGREYKTNDTLLVNIYAPNPQSIAYLIDFYTYSHRASDEDPPCHIGYTYVLPNMLRPSEGCLELPVTCNIKHRPLGTINFDYLIIQPMEENLNKFEVSYAKHWHPAWTGLEVGHRGLGASFKTKEGNAIRENTIASLKKAAASGADMLEFDVQLSKDMIPVIYHDFHVCISMKRKREVDYSEMLELPVKDLTLEHLQKLKVYHLVEGRNHETLFYDEDLEEHQPFPTLEQTLKSLDEHVGFNIELKWTMELKDGTFELNNPFDMNTYVDKVLEVVLKYASNRRIVFSCFNPDICTMVRYKQNKYPVMFLTIGVSEKYPPYRDPRCLSIPAAVQNAISSDILGIVVHTEDLLRDPTQVKLATDAGLVIFCWGDDNNDRNTIKKLKEMGLHAVIYDKLDQYITKEVKESIFLMEARDSQREIMRLAALDALPPTDSTSVASPCESPRPYLNLAVREKLAERSTVTSLESLASSIEIQDDASDRNLKRNRDIVTNIQKESQVKEQRNSFLGLFPAGDSKGSPKKTRKEN, from the exons ATGTCTGTACCACCTCCAAAGAAACAGGAAATAACTTCTCAATCTTGGTTGTTTTCTGTAACTGtaccaaatattttatccAAAGAAAAAGTATTCATAACGGGAAGCACTTCTGAACTTGGCGAGTGGGATTTCAAAGGTATTGTTGCCTTAAATCATGATGAAAGTACTAACATATGGTCTAAATCCATCATCATACCCAACACCCAGGATGTATTCTATCGTTACGTACTGTGTGCAATTAATGAAGAAACAAACAATGTTACCATCAATCACTGGGAGAACCACATTGGACCTAGAGTCATTAAAGAAAGCATGTTGCATCCTATTATTGATAGTTTTGGTGACTATGATGGTAAGCAAAATCTTATTAGGGGCTGGCTAACATCGCAAACTCTTGTACAATTGAAGTTTTTTAACAATCCTTTAAAACTTAAGAGCCGTCTTAATGACAGGGTGGTACAGATAAAAGTAACACCAGTGAAGTTGAGTTTTGGTGTTGAGCCTCATATTGAAGATTCCTCATTGAGTGCTGACACCATGGATAATGAACCTCCAGCTGGGGTATCTGTAGAAGTTGCTACATTAGATAATGATCTAGTACTCTGCTCCCTGCAACCCCAGGAGCAGTTTGGTCGAGAATATAAAACCAATGACACCTTATTAGTAAACATATATGCTCCTAATCCCCAAAGTATTGCATAtcttattgatttttatacatacagcCATAGAGCATCTGATGAAGACCCACCATGTCATATTGGGTATACATATGTGCTTCCAAACATGCTTCGACCTTCTGAAGGCTGTTTAGAACTTCCAGTTACTTGTAACATTAAACATCGACCTCTTGGcacaattaattttgattacttaattatacaacCTATGGAGGAGAacctaaataaatttgaagtaTCATATGCGAAACATTGGCATCCGGCTTGGACTGGACTTGAAGTTGGACACAGGGGACTTGGAGCCagctttaaaacaaaaga ggGTAATGCAATTAGAGAAAATACAATAGCTTCTCTTAAGAAGGCAGCTGCTAGCGGGGCAGACATGCTTGAATTTGATGTGCAACTTAGTAAAGACATGATACCAGTCATATATCATGACTTCCATGTGTGTATTTCCATGAAACGAAAAAGAGAGGTAGATTACTCTGAGATGCTTGAATTGCCTGTAAAAGACTTGACCTTGGAGCATCTACAAAAGCTTAAG GTCTATCACTTAGTTGAAGGTCGAAATCACGAAACTCTGTTTTATGATGAAGATTTAGAAGAACATCAACCATTTCCAACTCTAGAACAAACTCTTAAGTCACTAGATGAACATGTAGGCTTTAATATTGAACTCAAATGGACCATGGAATTGAAAGATGGAACGTTTGAATTGAACAATCCATTTGACATGAATACATATGTTGATAag GTGTTGGAAGTTGTATTGAAATATGCGAGCAATCGTCGCATCGTATTCTCTTGTTTTAATCCAGATATTTGCACCATGGTGCggtacaaacaaaacaaatacccAGTGATGTTCTTAACCATT ggTGTATCTGAAAAATATCCCCCATACCGAGATCCAAGATGCCTATCCATCCCAGCGGCCGTTCAAAACGCAATAAGTTCAGACATTCTCGGTATCGTGGTTCACACTGAAGACTTACTTAGAGATCCGACACAG gTTAAGTTAGCAACTGATGCTGGTCTAGTCATTTTTTGCTGGGGCGACGATAATAATGACAGGAATACGATTAAAAAGCTAAAAGAGATGGGTTTACATGCCGTTATCTACGACAAACTAGATCAGTACATTACCAAGGAAGTTAAG GAAAGCATATTTCTCATGGAGGCCCGTGACTCGCAAAGGGAGATAATGCGCCTTGCTGCGCTCGATGCTCTTCCTCCCACAGATAGTACCTCTGTGGCAAGTCCTTGCGAATCACCTCGGCCTTACCTTAATCTTGCTGTCCGGGAAAAACTAGCAGAACGATCAACAGTCACTTCTCTAGAGTCGCTGGCTTCATCTATAGAGATCCAAGATGACGCTTCCGACAGAAATCTAAAGCGAAATCGTGACATagttacaaacatacaaaaagaATCGCAAGTGAAGGAACAGCGAAACTCGTTTTTGGGCCTTTTCCCCGCCGGAGATTCTAAGGGTTCACCCAAAAAAACCcgcaaagaaaattaa
- the LOC123712558 gene encoding transmembrane protein 268 isoform X2 — MSNIEETEIDSSEVNGKVVNENKTTEWVKFDDEEKDSATANGKTVNSQPGPSANIGVPAVLNTESVQVNLERNDKNSEPLSPHKNVEVINIHQGFSNGDIIVTLLPVNTNLPWITPAQFRPELVPEELMAQGLTLTVEEYVHAMELLVNDARFTLYNICYKRVLVCWITIAFIVLLSLLFSGLTGLTLFSLGVVWLILNALAIFVCMWIKLRLSKGLERCLASVNKLLIKHKLILALDDRGKLSCHKVHLCFLYFDSEPCISHIQQFIASEEGKTIIQGWEQKLDVQATDIVIRGSQTTRLSRKQERGALLYIRYVGRWGAYVVKNRLKLSSFSPGRHGEKYVCPCQFIEEHLKTKPPAGLAKYFTLPNQSIHV, encoded by the exons ATGAGTAATATAGAAGAAACAGAAATTGATTCTTCAGAAGTTAATGGAAAAGTAgtcaatgaaaataaaacaacggAATGGGTAAAGTTTGATGATGAAGAAAAAGATTCCGCTACCGCCAATGGTAAAACAGTTAATTCACAACCAGGACCATCTGCAAACATAGGAGTGCCTGCGGTATTAAACACGGAATCTGTTCAAGTGAATTTAGAGcgaaatgataaaaattcagaGCCATTAAGCCCTCATAAAAATGTAgaagttattaatattcacCAAGGATTTA GCAATGGGGATATAATTGTTACTTTACTCcctgtaaatacaaatttgcCATGGATTACACCAGCTCAGTTCAGACCAGAATTGGTTCCGGAAGAATTAATGGCTCAAGGGTTAACC TTGACAGTGGAAGAGTATGTTCATGCAATGGAATTACTGGTGAATGATGCTCGGTTTACCTTGTATAACATTTGTTACAAGAGAGTACTTGTTTGTTGGATCACAatagcgtttatagtgcttcTCAGCTTGCTATTCTCAGGCCTGACTGGACTTACACTATTCAGCCTTGGTGTGGTGTGGTTGATTTTAAATGCATTGGCAATTTTTGTCTGCATGTGGATCAAGTTAAGACTTTCAAAAGGATTAGAGAGATGTTTAGCAAGTGTAAACAAGCTGctcattaaacataaattgatTCTTGCTTTAGATGATAGAGGAAAATTATCCTGCCATAAAGTTCATCTTTGTTTTCTGTATTTTGACTCTGAACCTTGCATTTCTCATATTCAACAATTTATTGCTAGTGAAGAAGGGAAAACTATAATTCAAGGCTGGGAACAGAAGTTAGATGTGCAAGCAACTGACATTGTAATACGAGGAAGTCAAACTACAAGGTTGTCAAGAAAACAG GAAAGAGGTGCTCTTCTGTACATCCGATATGTAGGCAGATGGGGGGCATATGTGGTGAAGAACAGACTTAAACTCAGCAGCTTTTCTCCAGGACGTCACGGAGAGAAATACGTCTGTCCCTGCCAGTTTATAGAAGAGCATCTCAAAACGAAGCCACCTGCTGGCCTAGCTAAGTACTTTACATTACCTAATCAAAGTATTCATGTGTAA
- the LOC123712558 gene encoding uncharacterized protein LOC123712558 isoform X1 yields the protein MSNIEETEIDSSEVNGKVVNENKTTEWVKFDDEEKDSATANGKTVNSQPGPSANIGVPAVLNTESVQVNLERNDKNSEPLSPHKNVEVINIHQGFSNGDIIVTLLPVNTNLPWITPAQFRPELVPEELMAQGLTLTVEEYVHAMELLVNDARFTLYNICYKRVLVCWITIAFIVLLSLLFSGLTGLTLFSLGVVWLILNALAIFVCMWIKLRLSKGLERCLASVNKLLIKHKLILALDDRGKLSCHKVHLCFLYFDSEPCISHIQQFIASEEGKTIIQGWEQKLDVQATDIVIRGSQTTRLSRKQDIGEQVYLRYLQRWGKDFLRRRLDWTLDEEGGNPTAPRHLSQALCPCQYVEEILRNKEPKDTRACCVSCNNWLRRRGLD from the exons ATGAGTAATATAGAAGAAACAGAAATTGATTCTTCAGAAGTTAATGGAAAAGTAgtcaatgaaaataaaacaacggAATGGGTAAAGTTTGATGATGAAGAAAAAGATTCCGCTACCGCCAATGGTAAAACAGTTAATTCACAACCAGGACCATCTGCAAACATAGGAGTGCCTGCGGTATTAAACACGGAATCTGTTCAAGTGAATTTAGAGcgaaatgataaaaattcagaGCCATTAAGCCCTCATAAAAATGTAgaagttattaatattcacCAAGGATTTA GCAATGGGGATATAATTGTTACTTTACTCcctgtaaatacaaatttgcCATGGATTACACCAGCTCAGTTCAGACCAGAATTGGTTCCGGAAGAATTAATGGCTCAAGGGTTAACC TTGACAGTGGAAGAGTATGTTCATGCAATGGAATTACTGGTGAATGATGCTCGGTTTACCTTGTATAACATTTGTTACAAGAGAGTACTTGTTTGTTGGATCACAatagcgtttatagtgcttcTCAGCTTGCTATTCTCAGGCCTGACTGGACTTACACTATTCAGCCTTGGTGTGGTGTGGTTGATTTTAAATGCATTGGCAATTTTTGTCTGCATGTGGATCAAGTTAAGACTTTCAAAAGGATTAGAGAGATGTTTAGCAAGTGTAAACAAGCTGctcattaaacataaattgatTCTTGCTTTAGATGATAGAGGAAAATTATCCTGCCATAAAGTTCATCTTTGTTTTCTGTATTTTGACTCTGAACCTTGCATTTCTCATATTCAACAATTTATTGCTAGTGAAGAAGGGAAAACTATAATTCAAGGCTGGGAACAGAAGTTAGATGTGCAAGCAACTGACATTGTAATACGAGGAAGTCAAACTACAAGGTTGTCAAGAAAACAG GATATAGGCGAGCAAGTGTACCTTCGTTACCTCCAGCGTTGGGGCAAGGACTTCTTGCGTCGCCGACTTGACTGGACATTAGATGAGGAAGGAGGAAATCCTACTGCCCCTCGGCACTTATCCCAGGCGCTTTGTCCTTGTCAATATGTTGAAGAAATCTTACGCAACAAAGAACCCAAAGATACACGGGCCTGTTGTGTGTCATGCAACAATTGGCTAAGGCGAAGAGGTCTGGATTGA
- the LOC123711955 gene encoding ras-related protein Rab-24, whose product MAIVKTPVLKVILCGEYGVGKSSIFRRFINNSFLPNADRRSTLGLDHFEKLYQVGDKEVKLQLWDTGGMERIASVTSSYYKFAEAAILVFSLDNISSFHVLSQHLLDIVTYAENAKIYLCGNKSDLEGTSPQVTDADIETFCEQCHNLISSIYKTSCKTGKGIEEMFSDIASQLVESNRSRIELQALDHNSFKISQPESPEEPSCSC is encoded by the exons atggCTATCGTAAAAACTCCTGTTTTAAAAGTGATTTTATGTGGTGAATATGGTGTGGGAAAAAGTTCTATATTTCGACGattcataaataattcgtTCCTACCAAATGCTGATAGGCGATCTACTTTGGGACTTGATCATTTTGAGAAACTATATCAAGTTGGTGACAAGGAAGTCAAG TTGCAATTATGGGATACTGGAGGAATGGAAAGGATTGCTTCAGTGACAtcaagttattataaatttgctGAAGCAGcaattttagtattttctttGGATAATATTTCTTCGTTTCATGTATTGAGTCAACATTTGTTGGATATTGTGACTTACGCAGAGAATGCAAAAATTTATCTGTGTGGAAATAAGTCTGATCTTGAAGGGACATCTCCACAAGTAACTGATGCTGATATTGAAACTTTTtg CGAACAATGTCACAATCTTATTAGTAGCATTTATAAAACATCATGCAAAACCGGAAAAGGCATCGAAGAGATGTTTAGTGACATTGCATCACAACTGGTAGAGTCAAATCGTTCAAGAATTGAGCTCCAAGCTTTAGACCacaacagttttaaaatatctcaACCTGAATCTCCTGAGGAACCATCATGCAGTTGCTAA
- the LOC123711954 gene encoding cysteine desulfurase, mitochondrial: protein MFRVVLKNFIPAINRKSQQESPVRLLSGKRFLSNSVENDKFSLKHDEIGRPLYFDAQATTPIDPRVLDAMLPYLVTYHGNPHSRTHAYGWESEAAVEKAREQVANLIRADPKEIIFTSGATESNNISIKGVARFYAPRKKHIVTTQIEHKCVLDSCRVLEGEGFKVTYLPVGPNGIIKLEDLEAALTPETSLVSIMTVNNEIGVKQPIADIGAICKKHKTYFHTDSAQAIGKIPLDVNDMNIDLMSISGHKVYGPKGVGALYIRRRPRVRVEPIQSGGGQERGIRSGTVPTPLVVGLGAACELSEREMAYDHVRMEDLAKRFLDKINSKLTHVIRNGDEKHSYPGCLNLSFAYVEGESLLMALKDIALSSGSACTSASLEPSYVLRAIGTDEDLAHSSIRFGLGRFTTMDEIDYTAEKTIRHVQRLREMSPLWEMVQEGVDIKTIQWSQH, encoded by the exons ATGTTTCGTgtagtattaaaaaactttatccCTGCAATAAACAGAAAATCCCAACAAGAAAGCCCAGTTAGACTGCTTTCgggaaaaagatttttatcaaaCTCAG ttgaaaatgataaattttcACTTAAACACGATGAAATCGGCCGACCACTTTATTTCGATGCACAAGCTACAACGCcaatt gacCCTAGAGTTTTAGATGCTATGTTACCATATCTAGTAACCTATCATGGTAATCCACATTCAAGAACCCATGCCTATGGATGGGAGAGTGAAGCTGCTGTTGAGAAAGCAAGAGAGCAAGTAGCTAATTTAATTCGGGCGGATcctaaagaaataatattcacATCAGGAGCTACTGAGTCTaacaatatttctataaaaggAGTTGCACGGTTTTATGCACCACGAAAAAAGCATATTGTTACAACACAGATT gAACACAAATGTGTGTTAGATTCTTGCAGAGTTCTAGAAGGAGAGGGTTTTAAAGTAACATATTTGCCAGTTGGACCAAAcggtataattaaattagaagATTTAGAAGCTGCATTAACACCTGAAACTAGTTTGGTATCAATTATGACAGTAAATAATGAGATtg GTGTCAAACAGCCTATTGCAGACATTGGAGCAATATGTAAGAAACATAAAACATACTTTCACACAGACTCCGCTCAGGCCATTGGAAAAATTCCACTGGATGTGAATGACATGAACATTGACTTAATGTCAATATCTGGTCATAAAGTTTATGGGCCAAAAGGAGTTGGAGCTTTATACATTAGACGCAGGCCCAGAGTCCGAGTCGAGCCTATACAGAGTGGTGGTGGTCAAGAAAGGGGTATTAGAAGTGGTACAGTGCCTACTCCCTTAGTAGTTGGTTTAG GTGCAGCATGTGAACTGTCAGAACGAGAAATGGCATACGACCATGTACGGATGGAAGATTTAGCAAAGAGGTTTTTAGACAAAATAAACTCCAAGTTGACACATGTAATCAGAAATGGAGATGAGAAACATTCTTATCCTGGCTGTCTTAATTTATCATTTGCTTATGTTGAAG GTGAATCTTTATTAATGGCTTTAAAAGATATTGCTTTATCAAGTGGCTCAGCATGTACATCAGCATCTCTGGAACCATCATATGTATTAAGAGCTATTGGAACAGATGAGGATCTAGCACATAGTTCAATAAG GTTTGGCTTAGGAAGATTTACTACTATGGACGAAATAGATTATACAGCAGAGAAAACAATAAGGCATGTTCAACGTCTCAGAGAAATGAGTCCCCTTTGGGAAATGGTTCAAGAAGGAGTGGATATCAAAACTATACAATGGTCTCAGCACTAA